The nucleotide window TATAATTAAATGagcaaattaacaaaacaaaatatgtgCTTTACCTTAACGTAACTTTATGGGGATTCTTAGGGTGGCAAGACTATACTACTTAAGTAGTACTTATCTGTTAAAGTAATATCTAGCCATGCTTTGAAATACAGGGTGTTGGATACCATTCCAAAGATTGCCAAAAGATGTAGGCTAGTACTTGCGCTTCAGGTGATATAACTAAGCCATCGCTGATTGTaagtcaacaaaacaaaattcgtCAGATAAGGAGAGAAATTTCCTATTCTAACTTGTTGCTATACTTGTTTCTATTTTCAACGTACGACATCTGATAGTGGACAAAACATTAGAAAAATTAAAGCGTCACTTAGTGGGTACATTGACACAGTGATGCCATCTGTTTATGCATCCGTACCTTGAGGAAGAGcgccagactgcagagtatgggaGCTTTCGCCTAGATCTCGGGTGCGTGGAAGCAAATTCCCGGTGTCGTGCATTGCGAATTGTGGTCCAGGGCTAACCGGCGGTAGTGCAGGCAAGATGCAGCCACATACGATGGAAATTGGGGGGAAAACGGTGTTTcctgtttgtttttatatagATGTCGGTTTTAAACGCTAATTTTGCAGTATATATCGGAGCAAAAGTTAGTGTCTTCTTCTGTTATGGGGACACCAGTTTGCCCTGGTGTGCAATACcgttttacaaaaaatctGGTGTGTGCTCTTGTCATATTCTGCAGTCTAGGAAGAGCGGATATGAAATGGGGACATTTGTCATCGTTTGGGGGAAGAGGGGAACCGAGAAGGAGAATCCTCACTAACGACCAGTCATGTTTCCTTTTTACGATGCAGTTTAATTTGATGTCTATAACTTGTCTGAATTGTCCGCAGACTACAACCTGACAACTGTTTGTGTTTAGGTCGTTGTTATAATTAGGCCTAGTCTGTTACGTAAAAGAAATTATAAACCACCATGAATCATGATGGCAAGTAAGTGAATGGATAGCTTTTAAAATAGTCTGCATGATGACAATATATGCTAATGATATATGATTTAATTTGTCTTGCTTGCAGTTAAAATGGCTTGGCTTAAACGTAATCATGCTGAAGTAGACTATATCTTAGGACATAGTAGAAAGTTTGCATCTGCACGCATGAACGCACGAGAATCATCAACATGCACCCCATACTTTTTATCATCATAACGAATTATAGTAAcaattaatcaataaaaaaagaaaagtcagTTGTTTGAAcatcaatttataataaattaacaaagagATGAGGTTTTAGTCCACGCTATCATGTGATTACTCGTCGAAAATTGCTGTACTTTTCAGTCATGTCTTAGGCTACATAACTAGATAAAAATGCTGTAAATGATTTaatttgaagatgaaaacCCAAACTAAATTATGCAATGCATTGAATGATGTTATATCCATTATCAACtccacaaaataaacttgtgGTTCCAGagaacaatatttttttgagaaaaactGTCCTAGGCCAAGAAATAAATTCTGCAAAACTGAGCTGAACATGTTAACAACCATTTTTATCTGGCCATAAGATCGGTGTTTATTgatctttttaacttttatttttaggtACGGATTAATTTTGCGCAAAAAGCAACCACTTTTCCAAAAGACAAAACCATCCAAGCTAACACCAAGGTTGTCAGTGTTTAGCAACGCCGACTCCAGTGATGAGGAACATGGACAGAAGGAAGTCAATTCTCAGATTCACCGTGAAGCGATGAAGAAGATTGTTAAGAAGCAGGTTAGGAAAGTTTTGAGAGAATTTTCGATCATTACTGATTACTGCAACATGTAGTTTGCTAACGAGATGTTTGTTGTCATTTGTTTCGGTTTCCCTCTTACATGTGTTATCTATGTTTGATTCCTTTCTTATTTGTTTTATCTATTCTAGACCTTTTCCTTTCATTGCTTTTACTTGCTATAGCTGCACGTCTACAATTAGTCTGTTTCCATTTTATGTGTAGACAAAAATGGAGATCCAAAAGGCACTAGAGGAAGATGCGACGGTCTACGAGTACGACAGTATTTATGATGacatgaaacaaaaaacgaaTCAAAAGAACATTCCGGCAAAAGTATCAGCAGCAGACAAAGCCCGCAAGGTaaacaacttcttcaaatatttacaaacgaTTGTTCGCTCCAGTTTAAAACTCTTTGCAACTTCAGCCAAAATACATTGGAAGTTTAATGAAAGCGGCAGAGTCTCGGGGTCGCGAGCGACAACGCGTCGAGGAGAGGAAGATCGAAAAGGAGCGCCAGAAGGAAGGAGATGAGTTCAAAGATAAACCGGAGTTTGTCACATCCGCCTATCGAAAGCGGATGCAGGAGCGAGAAGCTGAGGAAGAGGAGGAAAGAAGAAAAGCTGCCATCGAAGGTTATCTTTTCTTTGTTGGATCTTTCtcagttttattgcaaaatattgttcCTGGTTTGCAATACAATGATCATAGTAGACTACAAAAATCAGACTTCATCTGAACATGCTTTTGTTAAAGTGATTTATATGCCCATGCTTTTTACAAGCATTTTGTCCACCTTTTCAACTTTACCACTTGCTCATGCAGAAATCATGGATGTCCGTAAACAGAAAGATCTCAGTGGATTTTATAAACATCTTTTACGCCAGCAAGTTGGTGAAGCTTTACCTGGTGAAAGGTCAGTCATCAGCGTTATGTTTGTCAACGTTATACACATTGTGTGTTGCTGGTGACCGCTCTTATCGCCTTGGGGTGTTCTCCAAGTGGCTCCATTGGGGTTTTTACCCACTACTCAGTTCTTTCTACAGGCTTTGATAATAtcttaaacaaactttttccaGATTTATCTGAGTTACCAAAACTGACTTTAGCTTCGGAAAGATTGTCatgttgcaaaatttattATCTCGCCTTCGCAGGTTGAATGAAAGTGAAGAACCTGGAAAAGAAACAGCATCCACTTTGCCTGAAGAAGATCAGGACACTGACCTCTCTTTTTCAAGTTCAGACGATGATTCGAATCCTCCTGAACAAGGGTTGTACGATGCATCACCGAAGTCCTCCAAGTTTTCATCCTCAAGTCCTTCCAGAGATcaaattgaacaaaaaaaatcttccGATTCAAGAAGATCCCCACAAGAAAATCGTGGAGAGAGCAGAAGGTATCGTAACAGTGGAAGATGTCGATCCGATGAGGATGAAAATTATTCACGAGATCACTCCCGGAGATCACGCAGCAGGGAAGGCGGGGATAAAAGGAGAGACTCAAAACTCGATCGGAAACATCCAAAAGAAAGTGATGATCAAAGAAAACGTACCAacgaaaatgcaaaaacacaaTCAAAAAATCACGAACGCCGACGTAGATCGCGAAGCAACAGTCCTGAGCAGAAACTGAAAAAACAAGACAATGATTGTCAAGAAAAGCGTAAAGATGACAAGTCTGTTTCATCAAGTAAATTTGAGAAGCGGACAAATGTTGGTGCAGCGATGTCGGCAAGAGACAGGTACCTGGCCAGAAAGAAAGCATTAAAAGCAACACGGGCGCCAGTGGACCCAGATTctgattgaaaaaatattcTCTAACATTTGGTTCCAAGACGTGGCATTAGCTGTGTTAGGTTCCTCACTGGCTTGCTATGCTGTCATTATTGCAGCAGCGTCCTTCTATTTACTTGGATCGTTGCTATAAAGGAGGAAAAAACTGAGTCATTGGTTTCCAAGGGAGAAAGATCTCTCACGAACAGTGGCAAGCAATTGAGTCgtgtttcaaaaaagtttattactACAATTTAATCGAATGGTGAATAAGCACGGGAAGatcttttgaaataaatttaacaaacttgCATTGATATTATATGCGATgatataaaaatcaaagtgaACCAGGTCAATGTAATAGAACACTTAcggaaaaaattaaaagctcACAATTGCGATAAGAAAATACTAATTTACCACTGTAAAAAATGCCTGGGTGTATAAAGTTCTCCGCGTTTCATAGATTATAACACTATTAACGGCTCAATGACAACAGTTCTGCATCATCAAGTAATACTAATGACAGCATTACTCGTTAACAATCGGACCAGGTGGAATGCTACCATACTGAAATAACAGTGCACTGCATGGAAGGCAAGGAATGAATGTGATCACAGGTGAATAAACCGATCTACTGCACCCAGCTGCTATGTTCGATCAGTGGCAAGACTTAAGACTTACTTATACCCTAGGTCGGCATCTGACAGAGATCGCCCTTCCACAGAAACAGTGGCTGATCGTCATTTTTGATTCACGCATTGTCTTGTTGAAATTGTTCACGGGCAACTAGTACAACTTGATTGGACTTGGTCATCGATTAATTGATATTTCCAAATGAATTTGTATGAAAACTGGGACTCGCTGAAACCAATTAGTCAACGAAAATGACCTAAAAAGCTGGCACATAAGCCAAGGCAACTAGATGCAGCGGATAGGTGCTAAGTGCTAAGCATGATCAGTGCATTGCAAAATGAGCTGAAAAATACGATCATGGAATGCATATTGCACAACAAGAAGTGTAATTCATTACTAAACTGATGCTATGaggaaaaaaaagaaaaaatgtaaaaagtttATTCCGACAGCTTCACTAAGGCTTTAGTCTGAGGTGAATTGTTCTGTGAGTCCTTGCCTACGCCGCATTTTGGGAAATTATCATTTTCAGCCGAGGAGTAAGCATCCAGGGATCCAATCCTCTCCTCATCCATGGAAAACTGATCCTCGTTTGCTCCTGGAAGATCAGTTTCGCTTGTTATTGTGGCGTCGAACAGAAGCTCGTTTAAGTCGCTCTCATCAGAGCTTTCATCTTCGAATTTCTCCTCTTCTCGCGATCCGACCTGCCTCCGGAGACGACCGatctgctgctgctgctgaaGGACTTTCATCTGAAGTTGGTGGATGATCTTGGCGGACTCTTCATCATGCGAAGGTGCAGATAATGAAGAGAGTTTTATCGCATCTGGTTTCTCATTCAACTGGACACGACgagataaataaataaaatcaataattAGTTTTTATGAACTGTTTTTTAACAAGCAAAACATGGGGTTCTTTTGATCATGAAGTAAACAAGCAACGAATAATGATATTAGCATCTTATGGTATTAGACAGCATGGTTAACAAAAggttaataaaaaaacactgaTTAATAAAAGATTAGCCACTGTCCGTCATGGTGAAAACACTCACCTTATTTTTAAGGCCGGCAATTTCCTGCTTCATTTCAGCAATCTCCATGGTGCTCTCAGCTTCACGCAGCTTCAGCGACATCAAAGCTTCCTGGTTCTGGGAAAAGTCAGGACAAGTCATAAACAGATACCGACATGGACCAATGACACTTAGCCACAGTAAGGGAAGTATTAGGCATAGTGCACTGTTTCTTAACCAGTGGACCGTGAATCGGGACCATTGTGATTCATAGTTGCTAtcgaaaacaaattttttgtaaaagtttgtattaCATGACTAAAAGATATTGTCAGTAAAAATTAGTAATTTAAATAAGTCAACAAGGGAAAAAGAACTCTCATGTACAGTGGCAAGCAGTTCAGTcatgtttcaaaaattattacaattacatGACTACCATATAGTGTCAGTAAATTAGTCAGCCTCAATGTAAAAGTGGTCCGCGACTTGAAAATGGTTCACTTAGCAGACATCAAACCGGACATGCTGTTGGATAATTTATCCAGTTTATGAAACACAAGCGTCAATATGGCCTTAACATATTCGAGATATTAACATGCTAAAGCAAGTATGTCCTACCTTGCTTTCCATATGAGCCACCCTGGCTTTGGCCTCATTAAGTTCTTGCTGCAACACTCGTTCGTTATCGCAATAAACTCGACTTTTTTCACGCAAATTGCTTCGATCGTCTTCTGATCTTCGTAGTTGTGCCGAGCAGATATGATTCTGAATGTGAAGAATTTGGTGATGatatctttgtttttatttctatggAAGTACTGTGTACGTCGAATAATGcatattgttgttgtttgttgaaagaaacaatttattgTAGACTGTTATAAGTAAAAACAACCGCAAAGAGTTTTGAGAGTTTGGCAGAACTCCAAAACTACAAGGACCCTGTTTGGCGGATAAAAGTCAGCCATAAGacatattttatataaataacCATAAAACTCCTCAGCCAGAGTTAAAGGCAGTAAATGAGCACTAAGCCCTGAAAATAATATATTCCTTGTGAAATATTAAATCAACTCACAGCAGTCTCCAGTTCAAGAAGCTTCTGCTTGATATCAGCGAGCTGAGAATTTAATTTTGCTTCTCGGAACCTCGCAGACATTAATTCCTCTTGCAATTCCTGCAACGCTGCCTTGCTCGTGTGACTTGACTTAAGCGTCGTTCGTCGAGTGTTGGTCATACGATTCAGGTGTTTCttcataattgaaatataaattcgtaaaatcttttgaaatttgtttgtgtCATTTTTTTAAGGTTCCATTTTAACACAATCTATGGACAATTCAACCTGTGGGCGATGGAACCCAGTGGTCAATTCCAGTGCTATTGATGCAGCTGTTGAGTTGATCAGAATCATATATTTATATGATCTCGATGCACAAAGAACAAGAAAtagcataaaaatattatgcaGGTGACGACATACTTGCCAGTTTTCCTCCAAATTATGGAGTTTATGCGTGAGATCTTTCATGGCACCGTTAGCTTCCGCTTCACGAAGTTTTACGGCGATTAGCTCCTCCTGAAGTGAGGTGACTCTTGATTGATCCGTCAGCTCCCGATTTTTCTCTTCCAGGTCGCAGACTTTCTCCTGCAATGATGAAACGATATAAAAAATGAGAAATCTCGGAATACAAGGAACTATAACATATCATTTTATGATTCTTTCTACA belongs to Clavelina lepadiformis chromosome 6, kaClaLepa1.1, whole genome shotgun sequence and includes:
- the LOC143462801 gene encoding uncharacterized protein LOC143462801 encodes the protein MNHDGKYGLILRKKQPLFQKTKPSKLTPRLSVFSNADSSDEEHGQKEVNSQIHREAMKKIVKKQTKMEIQKALEEDATVYEYDSIYDDMKQKTNQKNIPAKVSAADKARKPKYIGSLMKAAESRGRERQRVEERKIEKERQKEGDEFKDKPEFVTSAYRKRMQEREAEEEEERRKAAIEEIMDVRKQKDLSGFYKHLLRQQVGEALPGERLNESEEPGKETASTLPEEDQDTDLSFSSSDDDSNPPEQGLYDASPKSSKFSSSSPSRDQIEQKKSSDSRRSPQENRGESRRYRNSGRCRSDEDENYSRDHSRRSRSREGGDKRRDSKLDRKHPKESDDQRKRTNENAKTQSKNHERRRRSRSNSPEQKLKKQDNDCQEKRKDDKSVSSSKFEKRTNVGAAMSARDRYLARKKALKATRAPVDPDSD